The following proteins come from a genomic window of Palaemon carinicauda isolate YSFRI2023 chromosome 12, ASM3689809v2, whole genome shotgun sequence:
- the LOC137651351 gene encoding uncharacterized protein isoform X2 — protein MRRLAEGIISKVICMYTFISEVMAGPLLGPDVMSFGSLSPLTVWQEATFPLIPALPFHTGLPAPRGTVFDGPDPGLNAAIITVPKESCPNGYRRDINDVCRLKFSYGPNPFFSFTPENFKGDVQFYMGLQVGQSRQLRRKGRGRGRPRPPPAQATSLPPQQTTPTDDDDD, from the exons ATGAGACGTTTAGCTGAAGGAATAATTTCTAAAG TAATCTGCATGTACACCTTCATCAGCGAAGTAATGGCTGGGCCTTTACTGGGGCCAGATGTGATGAGTTTTGGCTCTCTGTCTCCCTTGACAGTATGGCAAGAGGCAACTTTCCCATTAATACCAGCCTTACCTTTCCACACTGGATTGCCGGCGCCAAGAGGGACAGTATTTGACGGCCCCGATCCAGGTCTCAACGCTGCCATCATAA CTGTACCAAAAGAGTCCTGTCCGAATGGATACCGCAGAGACATAAACGATGTTTGTCGTTTGAAATTCAGCTACGGACCAAATCCCTTTTTCTCGTTTACACCTGAAAATTTCAAAGGCGATGTACAGTTCTACATGGGACTTCAG GTGGGTCAGTCTCGACAACTCAGACGGAAAGGCCGAGGAAGAGGCCGGCCAAGGCCGCCACCTGCACAAGCAACTTCACTTCCACCACAGCAGACGACTCCGACGGACGACGACGATGACTAA
- the LOC137651351 gene encoding uncharacterized protein isoform X1, translating to MRRLAEGIISKVICMYTFISEVMAGPLLGPDVMSFGSLSPLTVWQEATFPLIPALPFHTGLPAPRGTVFDGPDPGLNAAIITVPKESCPNGYRRDINDVCRLKFSYGPNPFFSFTPENFKGDVQFYMGLQVTMVGQSRQLRRKGRGRGRPRPPPAQATSLPPQQTTPTDDDDD from the exons ATGAGACGTTTAGCTGAAGGAATAATTTCTAAAG TAATCTGCATGTACACCTTCATCAGCGAAGTAATGGCTGGGCCTTTACTGGGGCCAGATGTGATGAGTTTTGGCTCTCTGTCTCCCTTGACAGTATGGCAAGAGGCAACTTTCCCATTAATACCAGCCTTACCTTTCCACACTGGATTGCCGGCGCCAAGAGGGACAGTATTTGACGGCCCCGATCCAGGTCTCAACGCTGCCATCATAA CTGTACCAAAAGAGTCCTGTCCGAATGGATACCGCAGAGACATAAACGATGTTTGTCGTTTGAAATTCAGCTACGGACCAAATCCCTTTTTCTCGTTTACACCTGAAAATTTCAAAGGCGATGTACAGTTCTACATGGGACTTCAGGTAACAATG GTGGGTCAGTCTCGACAACTCAGACGGAAAGGCCGAGGAAGAGGCCGGCCAAGGCCGCCACCTGCACAAGCAACTTCACTTCCACCACAGCAGACGACTCCGACGGACGACGACGATGACTAA